From the genome of Triticum aestivum cultivar Chinese Spring chromosome 3B, IWGSC CS RefSeq v2.1, whole genome shotgun sequence, one region includes:
- the LOC123064573 gene encoding putative E3 ubiquitin-protein ligase SINA-like 6, translating to MAGHVYLPVGHLPPWARLSEEKEEGMRAQQQEKEAEKEGGGGGGKRRKVAADVTIDLDILDCPVCYLLLRPPIFQCTVGHTICSSCHDKLQEKCHFCSLPTVYNRCHMVEHVVESVKVACSNCNHGCTTRIAYYQKEDHEKGCPHAPCFCPETGCGFSGPTAMLLEHFSGKHKWHSPKVTYNKAFRIRIHVGSTVLVGEDGNLFLVNMTMESRGGVISVCSVQPHITGSSFRCKLTLSCAEPSFSQSMEFLMRSSNLYDGFPKDCFQFLVPKVLLRGTGTSATAMVGVTVTPQ from the exons ATGGCCGGGCATGTGTATCTTCCTGTCGGTCACCTCCCGCCATGGGCCCGCCTGTCGGAAGAAAAGGAGGAAGGGATGCGAGCGCAGCAGCAGGAGAAGGAGGCGGaaaaggagggcggcggcggcggcggcaagaggAGGAAGGTCGCCGCCGATGTCACCATTGACCTCGACATCCTCGACTGCCCCGTCTGCTACCTGCTCCTGCGCCCTCCCATCTTCCAG TGCACTGTAGGGCATACCATATGTTCGTCTTGCCATGACAAGCTCCAAGAGAAGTGCCACTTCTGCTCCCTTCCCACAGTCTACAACCGCTGCCACATGGTAGAACATGTCGTTGAATCCGTCAAAGTTGCTTGCTCCAATTGCAACCACGGATGCACTACAAGGATAGCCTACTACCAGAAAGAAGACCATGAGAAAGGTTGTCCACATGCACCATGTTTCTGCCCGGAAACCGGCTGCGGCTTCAGCGGACCTACTGCGATGCTCCTTGAGCATTTTTCAGGCAAGCACAAGTGGCACTCCCCGAAAGTTACCTACAACAAGGCGTTCCGGATCCGCATCCATGTGGGATCAACCGTTCTGGTGGGCGAGGACGGGAACCTCTTCCTGGTCAACATGACAATGGAGTCCCGCGGTGGTGTCATCTCAGTTTGCTCCGTCCAGCCTCACATTACTGGATCCAGCTTCAGGTGCAAGCTAACATTGTCGTGCGCTGAACCAAGCTTTTCTCAGTCTATGGAGTTCTTAATGAGGAGCAGTAATCTGTATGATGGGTTTCCCAAAGATTGCTTCCAGTTCCTTGTGCCGAAGGTGTTGCTCCGAGGAACCGGTACAAGCGCCACAGCGATGGTGGGTGTGACCGTCACGCCACAATAG